Proteins from a genomic interval of Corythoichthys intestinalis isolate RoL2023-P3 chromosome 3, ASM3026506v1, whole genome shotgun sequence:
- the anapc7 gene encoding anaphase-promoting complex subunit 7, with translation MNVVDHVRDMAAAGLHSNVRIMSSLLLTMSNNNPELFSPAQKYQLLVYHADAIFHDKEYRNAACKYNMALQQKKVLSKTSKVRTSAGGAAANLQAQSLPSEIEVKYKIAECYTILKLEKDAIAMLDGIPSRQRTPKINMMLANLYKKAGQERSAVTSYKEVLRQCPLALDAIIGLLSLSVKGAEVASMTMDVIQSVPNLDWLSVWIKAYAFIHAGDNQRAINTICSLEKKSLLRDNVDLLVSLADVYFRAGDTKNAILKFEQAQMLDPYLIKGMDVYGYLWAREGHLEDVEVLGGRLFNISDQHAEPWVISGCHSFYSKRYSRALYLGAKAIQLNSNSVQALLLKGAALRNMGRVQEAIIHFREAMRLAPCRLDCYEGLIDCYLASNGIREAMGMANNIYKTLGANAQTLTILATVCLEDPVTQEKAKTLLDKALAQRPDYTKAVVKKAELLSREQKYEEGIALLRNALANQSDCVLHRMLGDFLVAVNDYQEAMDQYSIALSLDPNDQKSLEGMQKMEKEESPTDATVELDGDDMEGSGEDGDLEGSDSEAAQWADQEQWFGMQ, from the exons ATGAATGTCGTAGATCATGTGCGTGATATGGCCGCCGCCGGTCTACACTCCAACGTCCGGATAATGAGCAGCTTGTTGTTGACGATGAGTAATAACAACCC AGAGCTCTTCTCACCTGCCCAAAAGTACCAGTTGTTGGTTTACCATGCCGATGCCATCTTCCATGATAAAGAGTATCGTAATGCTGCCTGTAAATACAACATGGCGCTGCAACAGAAGAAGGTGCTCAGCAAAACATCCAAGGTTCGCACATCTGCTGGTGGAGCTGCAGCAAACCTTCAGGCGCAA AGTCTTCCTTCAGAGATTGAAGTAAAGTACAAAATCGCTGAATGTTACACTATTTTGAAACTGGAAAAAGATGCCATCGCAATGCTTGATGGGATTCCTTCTCGTCAGAGGACTCCTAAG ATCAACATGATGCTAGCCAACTTGTACAAGAAAGCTGGCCAGGAACGCTCTGCTGTGACGAGCTACAAAGAAGTCCTTCGACAGTGCCCCCTTGCCTTGGACGCAATCATTG GCCTTCTGTCTTTATCAGTCAAAGGAGCTGAAGTGGCGTCCATGACCATGGATGTTATCCAAAGTGTCCCGAACCTGGACTGGCTCTCTGTTTGGATAAAGGCgtatgcctttatacatgcgggGGACAATCAAAGGGCCATTAATACCATTTG TTCACTAGAGAAGAAGTCACTGTTGCGGGACAATGTGGACCTCCTGGTGAGCCTGGCAGATGTCTATTTCAGGGCAGGAGACACCAAGAACGCCATCCTCAAATTTGAACAAGCCCAGATGTTGGACCCATATCTCATCAAAG GGATGGATGTATACGGCTACCTGTGGGCCCGAGAAGGACACCTGGAGGACGTGGAGGTCCTAGGCGGACGACTGTTCAATATCTCTGACCAACATGCAGAACCTTGGGTGATTTCTGG TTGTCACAGCTTCTACAGTAAGCGTTACTCCAGAGCCCTGTATCTGGGCGCCAAGGCCATACAGTTGAACAGCAACAGTGTGCAGGCCCTTCTCCTGAAGGGGGCAGCGTTGAGAAACATGGGCCGCGTCCAGGAAGCCATCATCCATTTTCGAGAGGCCATGCGCTTGGCCCCCTGTCGCCTTGACTGCTACGAAG GTCTGATTGACTGCTACTTGGCATCCAATGGAATCCGAGAGGCTATGGGGATGGCCAATAACATCTATAAGACGCTGGGGGCCAACGCACAAACGCTGACCATTCTAGCCACCGTGTGCCTGGAGGACCCCGTGACACAGGAGAAAGCCAAAACGTTGCTGGACAAAGCGTTGGCTCAGAGGCCTGACTACACCAAGGCGGTGGTCAAAAAGGCTGAGCTACTGA GTCGTGAACAGAAATACGAAGAAGGGATTGCGCTGCTTCGGAACGCCTTGGCCAATCAGAGTGACTGCGTGCTGCACAGGATGCTGGGAGATTTCCTGGTTGCCGTCAACGATTACCAGGAGGCTATGGATCAGTACAGCATTGCGCTCAG TCTGGACCCCAATGATCAGAAGTCCTTAGAAGGCATGCAGAAGATGGAGAAGGAAGAGAGTCCCACGGATGCCACGGTGGAACTGGACGGTGACGACATGGAGGGAAGCGGAGAAGACGGCGACCTGGAGGGCAGTGATAGTGAGGCTGCTCAATGGGCTGATCAGGAACAGTGGTTTGGTATGCAGTAG